One genomic segment of Fundulus heteroclitus isolate FHET01 chromosome 10, MU-UCD_Fhet_4.1, whole genome shotgun sequence includes these proteins:
- the lrrc3ca gene encoding leucine-rich repeat-containing protein 3B gives MHLAAVWLLRYLVVMCLLLHSFVLMTFCFHHAATTCSKRCYCSETENGGKMMRCSNLQLTEIPEDIPNDTRHVYLDFNLITAVPSNAFASLTHLVELDLSHNEISHLEPGAFRGLGSSLQFLDLSSNKLVNFNSDAFEGLRARANLTNNPWLCDCNLQMALPRVDLEPASLTGIVCQTSDPEDIGVKGLAFLLEPEIDLCALMKRTTDVAMLVVMFGWFTMVISYLVYYVRANQEDARRHLEYLKSLPSRQGKSEDSSTISTVV, from the coding sequence ATGCACCTAGCTGCAGTCTGGCTGCTGCGTTACTTGGTGGTCATGTGTTTGCTTCTACACAGCTTTGTCTTGATGACCTTCTGCTTCCATCACGCTGCCACCACTTGCTCCAAGAGGTGCTACTGCTCTGAGACCGAGAATGGAGGCAAGATGATGCGTTGCAGCAATCTGCAGCTCACAGAGATCCCAGAGGACATCCCCAATGACACGCGGCATGTCTACCTTGACTTTAATTTGATAACTGCAGTTCCGTCAAATGCTTTTGCAAGTTTGACTCACTTAGTTGAACTGGACCTATCGCACAATGAGATAAGCCATCTGGAACCTGGTGCATTCAGAGGGCTTGGCTCCTCTTTACAGTTCCTAGATCTGTCTTCAAACAAGTTGGTGAACTTTAACTCCGATGCCTTTGAGGGCCTTCGAGCTCGCGCCAACTTAACAAACAACCCATGGCTTTGTGACTGCAACCTGCAGATGGCTCTGCCCCGTGTGGACCTGGAGCCGGCCTCACTGACGGGCATTGTGTGCCAGACTTCAGATCCAGAGGATATAGGAGTTAAAGGACTTGCCTTTCTTTTGGAACCGGAAATAGACTTATGTGCGTTGATGAAGAGGACTACAGACGTAGCCATGCTCGTTGTTATGTTTGGCTGGTTCACCATGGTCATTTCCTACCTGGTCTACTATGTTCGAGCCAATCAGGAGGACGCCCGCAGACACCTGGAGTATCTCAAGTCGTTGCCCAGCAGGCAGGGCAAATCAGAGGACTCGTCCACCATTAGCACTGTGGTGTAG